TTGCCTCATATAACAATATTAAATGTGAAATCGAAAATTGATTAGTGGTTCGGttgaatatataacgttatcaAAAGTGAGTCAGTAAAGCTGCTGCGCGGACCAgttcaataaagtaaaatatataatgttatatgtgagtttctgtgcagtgaaactcaaaaaaaaaaagaacatataccATTACTTGGGTATTATTCAGAACATGAATAACAAATCAATTTCATTGATTTATGAGGCTTACATAGTTATAAATTTGATCGACAAATCTGCAAAATGGATTCAAAGTCTTCTGAATAGCAATATgaaaacaagataaataaattacaccaaaagactttaaataaattaaaattctaaatctaATGGCATTGGCTGTCTTTTCAGACTCAACGATTTTGATGTGGCTCTTCAATTTCATCATGTATCTTTGGTAGAAGGATTTGATGTGGAGGACTCTTCTGAGGTTGGAGTTCATCATTAACTCCATTAGCACAGTGTCATTATGGTTATCTGTTAAGAACTAAACTCTGTTATAGACATATATGGTTATCAGaaacacacatataatgttatatggtttactttattgaattggtccgcgcaacGGCATCAATGACTTGCTTCTAATAACCATATACAGATTCagacatataacattatatgttcagaaAAACTGGCATATGACAATATATACTCACAGAGATTGACACATAAACAATCCACATATAATCACACAACAGTGTATCGACATTTAACCTTATATGTCTGAATCTGTCCCAAATAACCAATTGACGACATAAAGAATTGAAACAGATTGACAAATAAAAAGTCCACATATAACTACACAACAGTGTATTGccatataaccttatatttACACATATTTTCAGAAAATTCAGTGAATACTGACCAAACAATAACGTTAGATACACAAATAACCATCATTTGGGTTAATGGTATATATTCCGTATATGTGTCTCATATACGGAGATCATATCATATCTTTTTATaatatggttatatgtacaaataaaaataacatatatttatatacaaaaattaataaactgctaaatttatgttattgaatAGGTCCGAGCAGCGGCTTATAAAcatgaatatataaccatatatattcacagaGCAAAATGACAATcgaacaaaatgataaaataccATACATCttcaaagaacaaaatgatattTATAAACAACCAACAAGAGAATATATAATGTCATATAATGTTACGCAATAACATATAGCATTACAATGTTAACAGATAGCATCATATGTTATTCCGCTGCAATAAAAATGATTTcagaagctcatatataacattatatgatcCCATAAGTTCATCCAAAATCCTAACCAAACCAGATTTGAACAAATAGTAacaaataaccttatatgtTCAACCCTAAATTAAACTTGACTTACCTGTTTGTGTTGAAACAACGGCAGTGGTGGGAATGAAGCTAACGGTGGAAAAGGACGGCGATCTCGTAGAGATTTGTGCAGATCTCGTTCGGTGACACGCTAGCGACCTATACTTTTGTCGAACATGAAGGTGACGTGGAGGTGAGATGCGATGGCGACGGCAAGGCTGGGACGGGATGCGACGACGACAGGAGGTGGGTGGCTAGTGATTAGGGCTACAGGGTTATATTAGTATTTTCGTAAgctagtggacttagtgggttatgaaatttaaaagtggacttagtgggttatgaaactGCTATAAtagacttatgaaaaattctccctagaaACAACTAAGAAGAGCGAGGGTAACGTTCACCCTCGTTTGGTGATGGTGAACAAAATCGGACTCAAACCAATTGGGGTTAGTTCATAAAGTGGGAATTGAGAGGAAAAGAGTTTATAATAAAGGCTTTCatctaaacccaaaaaaattagtgtaagagcatctccaatctttATCCATTTTATTATTcatacccaaaatttgagtaaaaaacttaaaaactcatctccaatgTTATACCCATTTGCCTACCCATTTTGAATTCTACCCATTTCCTCACCAAAATTTGGGGGGACTTAAACTCTTACTCATTTTTTTCAAAGCTTATTTTCACTTTCATTAATTACAAGTGTGTCACTCATTAATTACAAATGTGTCATTCAATAATAAATTTAGTTACAAATATGAATTTAGCATTGAAGATACTTTACTCAAATCAAGTTTTTAACTAAAATTTCTACCTAAATTTGGGTGAAAAAAAAGGGTAAGAATCGGATATGCTCTAAGGAATCCCAAATTGAAGTTTCCCTGGAAATGTTAGGACAGCCTTGTCTTTTCCCCATGTTCGGAAAATGAAAGAGTGTCCTGTTTCTGTCAAAGGAAATGAAAGCACTTCAATGTCACACTCATCAACCCTTAAATGGTAGTACATTCATCCCCTCTTTTTTGATTCATAGTTATCTCGATCGATCATCATCCTTTTGACAGCAACCCCATCTCACTAGCTACTACTAATTCTTGTGGTCCTCTTCCTAATGCCAGTCTATCCAAGGAGGACATCTTATTAGTCAATTTTTAgtcattttagagagagagaggtgagtgGGATTTGGGCGGCATGTAAATatgggaaagaaaaaatagtaCAAGAAAGCAAAGAGGGTTTCAATTGTGGAATGGAGTACTATTGGCCCTTGTCTCAAATAAAGATAAAGATGAGAAGGATATTAGATACAGCTAGTAGCATTGCAAGGAGATTGGAATTCGTAGGGTTTCAAATTAATGGGGGTGTTGTTAAAATATCAGTGGCAAGTACAAGCATATGCAAGCACCTTTCTTGACAAAATAAgccacacagagagagagagagagaagtttttttggttcaaaaaggTGAACCGATAAGCACGCGTCAGGAGAAGGAACCCAACAAcaatattctctctcattaaatTGATtgacatggagagagagagagagagagagagagagagaggcgttcTGCAGCCTGCTTTTTGGTGAAAGCAACGTATGGAGTGTGTAGACACCCCAGTCAAAGGATCAATTGCCTTGCAGGGCAGGCCTCACTGTATTATGTCCTCAACTAAAATAATTGTCCTTCCTCTAGAGTTAGAGGTGGCCACGTGGTGCCACAAAAGATAAATTACACCTATTTTGACAAAGGAAATTGAaatttacactcttttttttcatatttacactctcttttttgaattttagtattAAAActgtatgtaatttttttgcttaaagacaaaaaaagaagtgtagatgtgaaaaaagagagtgtagaTTTCAATTTCCCTTGGCAAATATGAAAACCCACTTgcgtagtatttttttttactattgttaattatatatcaaaattttgtgaattattaattcatctcgacgagaggaataaaagaagtaaataaatcataatttatatttataattttttgaataaaaacaaaaaataaacagtttttttttggcttagttatgtcactattcacaaaaatttggagTTTGGATCatcattttatatatttttcaatttctaacGTTGAGATGAGTAATGATCAACGAAATTTTGACCCAAAATTaacaaaggtaaaaaaaaaaaaataaataaaaataagccacttgacttACTTTTCCCAAAACCACCCAAACCGAATGGTGTACACAACATAGTGTGGGACCTTTTTTGACATCCCATGCACATTAAATCGGAGGAGCGTTCAAAAAATAATGgaagccgttcaatttgttccAAATATTATGTTTAAGGTCCCTGCGCAAACTCAACTTATTTGGATATCGATAAAGGTTTGATTGATTCATTCAAGCATTACCatcatttttcttgtaaattcaGGGACTAAAATCGATCAACCATTACCAATatccgaatgagttgatttttctagagagactCTTCAAGACaggttttaaaaaatgaaatagcTTCGATCTTTTGTGCGGATCCCTGAGATCCTACGCAATTCAGTGTACATTTGATGTATACCAAATGATGTATCCAATGTCTTTTTTTCTACTATGTTGCTCCAACACTTCTTATGGCTCTCTCGTATGTGGACGATCCTTTTATATTATCTGATCAAAGGAAATTTGATATTCCATCATCTGCCGAATAAATATGTCAATCATTTGTGACAATGTAGGTTGACCGTGGGAGTTGTAGGATTAGTCCGAAGTGAGCGCTTGCAAGCTGGCCAGGACACCAtgcattacaaaaaaagaaaagaaatgtagGTTGACTAGAAATAATCTCATGTTGCATTTTACCTAATCTTTTCATCCCACAaatggacaaaaataaatacCGTTGATCTTTTATTTAATTCTCTCTAGACAAATATTTTTTGACCATGCTATTAGTGAGTTTGGTTGTTAGGGACAATAATGCAATTTTGTTAAAGCAAAACTAAATTACATGAACCACAGGCCTAAAACGAAAATACAACTAcaacaacaattaaaaaataataataagttgCAAAAAATTCGCAGCAtttagtagtaaaaaaaaaaaccaataagtTCGCTCAAGATTGAGTTCTGGAGGATCTAGATTTGCTACCCTTGCTGCCGAAACTCCACCACTTTCACGTTCTATAGAAATCCTCACATGTCGGAGCTTTAAATCCACCTCAAATTAGTGATACTCAATCCTAAAATGTAGGAAAGAGGAAAGATCGAGCTCTCACTTCAAGAAAAATAGAGAAGATCGAAACTCAAATCCACAGaatgaaaaagaagaggagatagAAAGTCACCACTGTTGGGAGGACTGGGAGGAGACGAGAAAGGCTGGGGAAAATGCGGACACAGGGGGTGTTGTGGAAACCCTCCAATTAATTaactactccctctgttcctttTTAAATATCTCGCTTcgtaattttaatttattaataaaatatcatcattacacctttcacatcaacttttacctcaacTTTCCTTATTTATCCTATGTAGACATcgtcattacacttttactcactaacttttcaaaatggaatatacttttatgagcaaaatggaaaatgtatcaacttttatccactaactttacaaaatggacacttattaagggacagtctaaaataaaatactgaactttaaaaagAGGACGGAAGAAGTATAACTAActaactctctctcctctctctctctccctccctctctctctcatctgctATTATGCAAATTCAATGACATTTATTATTGAAAAATTTACATATCGATTGAGATTTACACAACAAACGACTTAGATCGACAAATAAAACTATCGTGGATTTTATTTTGAATCACCTGAGGGATCTTCACTTGAGGGGTTGCAGATTCGTCATGTGACGGCTGATTTTCGAAGATGttaattaacttatttttgaaatagtataattttttaaaacggATTTCATTAATTAAAAGACAAATTAGCTCTAAATAGCTTAAGCATAGTTTTGATTACAGACCTACTGAAATACGTAAgttcaagttttcaaaataagtttacaCTTGAATtcaaaaatatgaaaagaaTTGATGTGGCACTGTTGACATCCCAATCCGgatttttagattatttttaagtttgactCGGTTGGCTCCTCGAtaataaaataaggaaaagCATACCTTCAAGGCTTGGATTGTTACTCTTTCCATAACCTCAAGAAAACCCCTTTTCAAACATATAGGGTGGCTCCCGGTTCAATTGTAGAAGAGAAAGATGCGTTTTCTTTGTCAAAAATAACTCTTTTTATGacacattgagggtaaaatggacacacatttcaatgtatacatctttgagtgaaaccaattgggttagaaagaggactcgacaagctttccaacacGCTCAAATTCGAGTTCAGAAGTGTCCGGGGCGCCCCCGCGAAGTTTGGTGTGCTATGCTGACGCACAATACAGCGCAACATTTCAGAAATCACTCTCGGTGTTTGATAAGATGTCTAAACGAGtttctttccatttccaaaTCCCATTTTATGAGTTAATACAGTTTTCattgttaataaattttttgagtgAGAGCAAATGACTTTgaactctcacttgagttatcgtTGAGAAGTATTAAACAACCTAAATTATGGGTGGATTGAACCCTCATACCTCGCCTTAGTTAAATTATtgtttaaaatttcattttctagTCAAAGtatgggtagagagagaaatccaCCAAATTGAATTATAAAGGTTGGCCGTCCTAATACCAAAACCCCATCATAAAACAAGCCTCCTGCAAGCTACATTGACTTCGCTGTGGATTTGACCACGGACTTTCGAGTTTACTATACTACCGACGACCTAACTCTATGCTTGGGACAACCACTTCTACCGTTCTATGACACAACGCTAACTAGGTCGCAAGCACTATATTATAAGTCCATATGTATTTAATAACTGCACAAAAAATTAGATCGATTGGATATTGTTGTTCGTCTTAACAAATCAAATCTATCATAAAAGATAGAGACGAGGCTTTGGTTGTCTatttctcttcaaaaaaataaatataattcgACCAAGTATTTGTCGGTATCTGCTCGATTGATTTTCAGAATGCGTGATAACACATTAAGGTGGTGTTTTCATTAAACTAAAAGGAGTGCATTTTTCATTAAACTAAAAAGAGTGGACAAGTTGTAGAGAAAAAATGGAGGGAGAAAATCTTTTGGGTTAAAAAGTTTTGTGCAAATTAATAACTTTGTTAAAGGCAAGAAGttgtaagagaaaaaaaaacaaaaaaaaaggaaaacaaaggtcCTATGAAATAAATGGCCGGGATGATCGAATGAGAGCAAAGTTGTCCTTAATTTTGGCTTCGCATAATGGATCACGAGGTATCATCACATCACATTACATTACATACTCTTGTTGTCAATATTCACTTAATACCATGTGAATATCGAAGTGCTTCcaatgagttgagttttgtttacCATCCACTAGTTTTGTTTACCATTCACTTAAGATAGTGAATATTACTTTTCTTTCTATTAGTTAAAATGATGTGAATTCCACCACCAGGTAATATCATGCtaaccaaaaagtgtattgcatagTAAGCATGACGTCATCTTGTACTGGGATCCATCCCTTTcaactaataaaaaagaaaataatgttCATATTCTTTTAAGAATGGTGGATAAAATTACACTCGCTTCCAATCCACTCGATCACTTCCTACAATATCGCTGCCACTTTCTTTCATGGTCACAGTACACTATCCATAGATCCAACTTTTGCTCTAAAAGTTCAGATGTTGAAATGCATTAATTGCTCTTTGTCCCCGCTATAGTTTCTACCCATCCCTGTTCCGCAAACTAGTCCATTTCAAAAAAGACGTgtaattttcatatcaaaaaatatacttcctcacatagtttttaaattttctgaCATGCactaaattcaaaactaaaacttATAATTGACATTTTTATTAtggtgtcaaatttttttaaaaatatgcatgaaatTGTAGCGACCCAACTTGGCTAACCGTGGACTCCGCTCATTTCTGTTACCTTGAACAGTACTTGGCCTTAAAAGATATATTTAAGAAAGTGATATGTAATTATGAGAGATTATTAAATGTATCAAATGAGGCTCTAGCTCTTAACCTTAAACCAATATGAGACTAAACACCTCACGTATCCTCCAAACATGGGTATTAAAAGaagactttattttttgatcgttCATTGTGAATTATCTTTGAAAGTACGATCTGCTTCCTTTATATACAGTCTCCATCTTCCTCTCACTCATTCTCACCCCTGAAAGCTCCATCTATGTCTTTCTCAAGCTTTAGTCCTTGCTTGAAAGAGGTAATtaaatgttctctctctctctctctctctctctctctctctctctctcacacacacacacacacacacacacagcatTCCCAAGTACACATATCTATTAGGCTAATATGCAGTCTTTCTCAAGCTTTAGACATTATTAGCATCTATGCGAATCATAACAgggaaactctctctctctctctctctctctctctctctctctctctcgtaaggGCACACACATTCGAGCAATCCCACATAGCATATATACACAAGTAGTATTTGTTCTATTTGCTACTAATTTGCTGTGTAGACTTGGAACTATATATATGAATCATAAAAAGGCAACTCAACTCTTCCTATAGTTATCAATAGCTATGAATTTGTACAACACATCCACTCACAGTACAGACAAAGGAATTGACTCATAGAAAACTAGTCTTTGTTACTTCCTGCAGGGGTGAAGCAAAAAAGGATGGAGACTTAGTCAAATTCATTGGGTGCATTATATAATCTTTCTTTCTCAAGCCCTAGCTAAAGGCTTGTTTGGCAGTGGTGCCATCACAATGCATCCCTCAAACGTCAATGGCCACACTAACAGTACTCTTGACCAAATAATGCCTTATTACAGGCCTTCTCTTTCAGACCAAAACGCTCTCACTCTcaccccttcttcttcttcttttttcaactcTCCTTCTCCCTACATTCACTACGAAGACGACCTAATTCTCCAATATTACCTTTTACAACATCAGCCCCTTATACCCGAGGCATCCGCTCCCGATTCAAACAAAAGTGAGATTCATAACAACGATAAATTTATGAGTCTCGTCGAGCAGATCAATCCGAGGAAGAGATGTTACAAGAAAGATCGACACAGCAAGATCGAAACGGCCCAAGGTCCGAGGGACCGGAGGATGAGGCTGTCCCTTGATGTTGCGAGAAAGTTCTTTAATCTCCAAGACATGCTGGGATTCGACAAGGCGAGTAAAACCGTAGGGTGGTTACTGACCAAGTCGAAAACCGCGATTGAAGAGCTCAAGAGAGGGTTTCCACATGTGAAGAACAGTTGCAGTGTTGGGGGAAACAATTATAGTGCTTCTTCTACTTCTGAGTGTGAAGTTGTGTCTGGAATCGATGAGTCGGCGGTCGATGAAAACTGGCACGGTAGGAAGGGGAAGAGCTCGAAAACTTTagggaaagggaagaaaaatgtTAGGGCAATCTTGCGAAAATCGGCATTTGATCCTATCGCTAGGGAATCGAGGGATAAGGCAAGAGCGAGGGCAAGggagagaactagagagaagaaaaagtttGATGAATCAAAACTACCTTTGGAAGGGGTACTGAATCGCGATACAAACCGTCTAGGGTCTTGGAGTCGTCTTGAAAAAGGCGAAGAGACCGGTACACAACACCTTGATTTGCTTGCTGATGTTGAAGACCTGAGCTCATCCATGATCTTCAACCACAACAATGGAATTTCTCACGAGGTAAGTTATAAATTTTCACACTCAAAAATTGACAACAATACTGCAATAGCATAATCTAGACACATGTTGTGAGCATCAATCTATAGAGAACCCGTTACCACTACAGTGAGATTTAGCTTTACCTTCAAACTTTCGCCGAgggaaaaacacaaaaaaacaaaaaactttaccatcatgtattcttttttttgtgcGTGTGTGTGGATAAATTAAACCGCTTGAAATAGAGAGAATGTtatcttttctctcttcttttaatCAGCATAAAGAGAATGTTATTAATCTCAAGTATAGTCTTTGTACAAGAATTAAAACTCCTGTTGaattcttttctctctcataaaaaaagaagaagaaggagctcCTATtgaattggaaaaaagaaaaagaaaaattgattcctagctcAAGCAATACTCTAAAGTTTATAACTCCTCCCATATATTATTCTTTGCAGAATCATTTCACAGACTTCCAAGTTTATGGCAAGTCATCGGAGGCCTACAACAACATAAATCTATGCAAACAATCACCTAATGTCTTCTTTGGTGATTTGAGTTGCCAATATTAGAAAGAGTGAGAACATAGAAATTGTAATAAGAAATATGCATCTATTGTTGTGAAATATTGTTGTGTTGTGAACTGCTTTA
This DNA window, taken from Rhododendron vialii isolate Sample 1 chromosome 8a, ASM3025357v1, encodes the following:
- the LOC131335733 gene encoding transcription factor CYCLOIDEA-like: MHPSNVNGHTNSTLDQIMPYYRPSLSDQNALTLTPSSSSFFNSPSPYIHYEDDLILQYYLLQHQPLIPEASAPDSNKSEIHNNDKFMSLVEQINPRKRCYKKDRHSKIETAQGPRDRRMRLSLDVARKFFNLQDMLGFDKASKTVGWLLTKSKTAIEELKRGFPHVKNSCSVGGNNYSASSTSECEVVSGIDESAVDENWHGRKGKSSKTLGKGKKNVRAILRKSAFDPIARESRDKARARARERTREKKKFDESKLPLEGVLNRDTNRLGSWSRLEKGEETGTQHLDLLADVEDLSSSMIFNHNNGISHENHFTDFQVYGKSSEAYNNINLCKQSPNVFFGDLSCQY